A genomic window from Enoplosus armatus isolate fEnoArm2 chromosome 20, fEnoArm2.hap1, whole genome shotgun sequence includes:
- the cdc42ep4b gene encoding cdc42 effector protein 4, which translates to MPILKQLVNNSNQSKRRSRADLTAEMISAPLGDFRHTMHVGRGGDAFGDTSFLSTRSGEPPRDPETKQGSPGTKPGLLSRTFRSSKRSQSVNRGDKYEYNMMGSSGGSSNFVKNAISLPYLNDEDTNRGHQLPTSVSSSPMKKLTEIETKPVNGAAAMATLDAEFDERNFGELTDLPPSMPKGGGMRHAESMMSFHIDLGPSMLGDILSVMEKKGWEEDDLGYEEGKGSEGRASPSLIPHIDDDDAEEQAPARPPRSMYQQEATVDPYTPELHTRNNHHNLDSCSVSSSSSVTEEKPQYHIHDGDTDSAKYSSPRGEDDRDFTFMDDDDDDDEIRV; encoded by the coding sequence ATGCCTATTCTCAAGCAGCTGGTGAACAACTCTAACCAGTCGAAGCGACGGTCTAGGGCTGACCTGACCGCAGAGATGATCAGCGCTCCATTGGGGGACTTCCGCCACACCATGCATGTTGGCAGGGGTGGAGATGCCTTTGGGGACACTTCATTTCTTAGCACCAGATCAGGCGAACCTCCCAGGGATCCAGAAACAAAGCAGGGCTCCCCAGGCACCAAACCAGGGCTGCTGTCCCGCACCTTCAGAAGCAGCAAGCGCTCTCAGTCAGTAAATCGGGGGGACAAGTATGAGTACAATATGATGGGGTCTTCTGGTGGCTCCTCCAACTTTGTGAAAAATGCCATATCCCTTCCTTACCTAAACGACGAGGATACCAACAGAGGACACCAACTGCCAACAAGCGTTTCCTCAAGCCCCATGAAGAAGCTGACGGAGATTGAAACCAAGCCGGTAAATGGAGCAGCAGCGATGGCAACATTGGATGCGGAGTTCGACGAGCGTAATTTCGGCGAACTCACAGATTTGCCTCCATCCATGCCTAAGGGAGGCGGAATGAGGCACGCAGAGTCTATGATGTCCTTCCACATTGACTTGGGGCCCTCCATGCTCGGGGACATCTTGAGCGTGATGGAAAAGAAAGGCTGGGAGGAGGACGACCTCGGCTACGAAGAAGGCAAGGGTAGCGAGGGCCGTGCATCACCCTCCCTCATTCCCCAtatagatgatgatgatgcggAGGAGCAGGCCCCTGCAAGGCCACCTCGCAGCATGTACCAGCAGGAGGCCACGGTGGATCCCTACACTCCGGAGCTACACACCAGGAACAACCACCACAACCTGGATAGCTGCTCTGTGTCCAGCTCCAGCTCAGTCACTGAGGAGAAACCTCAGTACCACATCCATGACGGCGACACGGACAGTGCGAAGTATAGTTCGCCACGTGGGGAGGATGACAGAGATTTCACCttcatggatgatgatgatgatgatgatgagattaGAGTTTAG